TGCAATTGCTTCAATATTATGTGTTTCATTAATATAGCTATTACTACGAAGATCATATGGAGTTAAATTTCTTGCAGCTCCATAAAAAGCAGCAATATATACATCATTAGTATCATATTTAAAACCCAGTCCATATGCATTTACAGATTCGTTATTTAAACTTTTATTAACTTTAGATTCAGATAATCTTTTAGATGTAAAACAAGAACCAATTGCTGTTAATCCTGAACCGGTTTCATATTTTACAGATGCACCCCAACCTGCATGATTTTTTTGACGTGGATGTCTATTTTTAGTTTCATCTTGATATTGTAATGCAAAACTAAGTCCATTGACTAAACCAAAAGTATTATTATTTCTATAAGTTAATAAACTGCTATTTCTACCTAACATATAATTATCACTATATCCAAATACACTATTATTAGTAATATAAGGAATATGATTTGTTAAAGATTCAACATCATTAATTACACCATAATTACGACCATAATCTATAGACCCTAAGTTTCCATATTTTAAACCAGCATATCCTAGACGAACAGAATTAGATTGTTGTTGATCTATTAAATCTTCCGGTATAAAAAAATTAGTCTTATATTCAATTTTTGCATAACTAGAAAGCTTATTAGTAATATTAATTTTTCCTGAAAGCCCTAAAATAGCATTGGTATGATCATCTTTAGAAGTGATTTTTGTTGATAAAAAACCATTATAAAAATCATGATGAGGGTTAATACTACCATATAATTCTAATTTACTACCATGTTTATTAAAAATTTCTGTTGCTGTTACTGTACTACTAGTAGCAAATAATATTGGTATTAAAATTGATAAAGATTTTTTTCTACTCATAATTTTAAATTACCTTTAATTAATAAATATAATATAAATTAAACAATTATAAATAATTTTACAACATGCAATTAAAAATGAGAATTTCTTACAGTACGAGGAAAAGGTATAACATCTCTTATATTTGACATTCCAGTAATATAAGAAATCAACCTTTCAAAACCCATACCAAAACCTGAATGATGCACGGTACCATAACGTCTAAGATCTCGATACCACCAATATTTTTCTTTTTTCAAACCAAATTCAGATAAACGTAAATCTAAAATTTCAATACGTTCTTCACGTTGTGATCCACCGATTAATTCACCAATATTTGGAACGATAATATCCATAGCTGCAACAGTTTTTTTATCGTCATTCAATCTCATATAAAATGCTTTTAATTCTTTAGGATAATCAGTGATAATTACAGGTTTTTTAAAATATTCTTCAACAAGAAAACGCTCATGTTCAGAATTTAAATCAACACCTGGAAAAATAATTTTATCAAATTTATTTTGATAATTTATTAAAATATTTATAGCATCAATATATTTTATACGTATAAAATCTAATAAAATAAAATTTTCAAGACGATTAATTATATCACTATCAATATAATTTTTAAGAAATTTAATATCTGTAATAAAGTTTTTTAAAAGATCTTTGAAAATATATTTTAACATTTCTTCAGCAAATTTAGATATTTGATCTAAATTTAAAAAAGACGCTTCAACTTCTAACATCCAAAATTCTGCTAAATGACGGGTTGTATTTGAATTTTCAGCTCTAAAAGTTGGCCCAAAGGTATAAACTTTTGATAAAGCACAAGCATATGTTTCTAAATTAAGTTGTCCCGAAACAGTTAAGAAAGATTCTTTTCCAAAAAAATCTTTTTTAAAATCAACGGAATTATTATCCTTTTTAGGAATATTTTTCATATTTAATGTAGAAACATGAAACATTTCACCAGCACCTTCAGCGTTAAGTCCAGTAATAATAGGTGTAGGTATCCAATAATAGCCTTTTTTATGTAAAAATCTATGTAATAATTGAAAAACGTAATTTCGTATTCTTACGATTACTCCAACTAAATTTGTTCTACTTCTTAAATGTGCTACTTCTCTTAAATATTCTAAACTATGTTTTTTTGCAGAAATAGGATAATTCTGAGGATTTTCAACCCACCCTAAAATTTTAACTTTTTTAGCTTGTATTTCATATTTTTGTTTTGAACCTAATGATAAAATTAGATTACCCTGAATTAATACAGAACATCCTATAGTTAATCGAAGTATTTCTTTATAATAATTAGATAAATTATTATTAGCAATAACTTGTATAGTATGAAAACATGATCCATCATATACTGTAATAAAAGAAAAACCAGATTTTGAATTACGACAACTTCGAACCCATCCGTATATAGTGACAAAATTTTTTATAATAGTATCATTTTTATATATTTCTGATATTGATATTATATTCATATTATTTTTATACTTTTTTATTTTTAAAATAGCATAAAGACATGCTTTTACTAAAATTAATTATTTTAGATTTTTATTTCTTAAAGGCAAATCAAATGCTTTGTATAAAGATTTAATAAAATCTTTATCTAAACAAAATGTTTTTCCAGGACTATCAGATAATTTAGCAACTGGTTTTCCATTACATTTAACTAATTTAATAACAATATTTAATGGTTTTACATTTGGAATATCACAAGTTAACTTAGTTCCAATACCAAATATCACATTAATTTTATGATTAAATTTTTTATATAAATTTATAATTTTAGAAAAATTTAAATTATCTGAAAATAATAATGTTTTTGTAGAAGGATCAATACCTAATTTTTGATAATGTTTTAAAGCTTTTTCTGCCCATTTTATAGGATCACCTGAATCATGTCTAATACCTTGGTAGGATTGAGATAAAGATAAATTAAAATCACGCAAAAATGCATCCATTGTAATACAATCTGTTAAAGCAATATTTAAATATTTTTTATATTGACATAACCATATTTTTAAAGCTAAAGATTGACTATATTTTAAATTAGAACTAATTTGTTGATGAGCTTGAAACCATTCATGAGCCTGAGTACCTATTGGAGGCATTTTTAAAAGACGAGAAATATGATAATTACTTGATCCTACTAAAAAAGGAAATTTTTCTTTTAATCTTTTAATAATTGAATATTGAACATCATATGAAAATCTTCTTCTTGTTCCAAAATCGACAATTTTTAATCGAGATAAATCTAAATTTTGAGTATATTGAAAAAATTTTTTTAATTTTAAATTTAAATAATTTACTGCTATATTAGGGGTAATATTAGGATAGTGACTTTTATGAAAAATTTCACTAATTAATGATAAAATAGGAACTTCCCATAAAATAACCTCTTTCCATAACCCAGTAATACGAATATGTAACTCTCCATGATAATTATTAACATTTACTTGCGTAATATTATAACGAAAACTTTTCAACCAATGTAAATATTCTTTTTTAAAAAATGGAAAAGAATTCATATAAATATATTCTTCATTACTAAGACATAGTGATTGCATCATATTAATTTGATCTAACAAAATATTAGAATAAGTTCCTAAAAAATTTGATCCTCTACAAATAAATTCTGAAACAACACGAACATTTTTATAACAAAAAAATACAGCTTGTTGCATATGTAATTTGTATGCATCAGTATCAAGTAATGTTTTTACTATTGGATAATTATATTTTTTCATATTATTTTTATAATAATATTCCTTATTATGATAATTAATATATAATTTTATATATAAAATTATGCATAAATTTTATATAAAAAATATAATATAATAAAAAATTTATCAATTTTAAAAAAATTTAATAATTATTATAACTTAATAATAGTATTAAATTTTTTAATTTTTATTAAAATTTTAAAATAAATGCATTATAAAATATATAAAAAAATTTTTTTAAATTATATATTTTATTTAACATAAGAGAAAATTATAATGTTATATTATTTAATTCGTAAAATTTTATTTTTAATAGATCCTGAAAAAGCACATAAATTAGTATTAAAGAATATGAATACTAAAATTATTCAACAATTAATGAAATTATTTTTTCAACCTATTATATCCAAACCGGTAAAATGTATGGGATTAATTTTTCCTAATAAAATTGGTTTAGCTGCTGGAATAGATAAAAATGGAGAATATATAGATATTTTTTCCAAAATAGGTTTTGGGTTTATTGAATTAGGAACTGTTACATTATTACCGCAAAAAGGAAATCCAAAACCAAGAATATTTCGAATACCTAAATTAGAAGCTATTATTAATAGAATGGGGTTTAATAACCTTGGTATAGATAATTTAATTAATAATCTTAAACAATCTAAATTTGAAGGAATTATTGGAGTAAATATAGGTAAAAATAAATGTACTTCTATTGAAAATGCTACAGATGAGTATTTAACATGTATAGAAAAAATATATTGTTACACTAATTATATTACTATTAATATTTCATCTCCTAATACAAAAAATTTAAGAAATTTACAATTTGGATTATTACTAAAAAATTTATTAAAAAATATTAAAATTAAACAAAAGGAAATGAGTAAAAAATATAAAAAATATGTTCCAATAGCAATTAAAATTTCACCAGATCTATCAAAAGATGAAATACTTTATATTTCGAATCAATTAATTAAATTTGAAATAGATGCTGTTATTGCAACCAATAGTACTTTAGATCATTCTTCAATATATAAAATAAAAAAAAATCAAATTAAAGGAGGATTAAGTGGCATTCCTTTAAAAAATAAAAGCAATAATACAATAAAAATATTATATCAACAACTGCAAAAAAAGATTCCTATAATTGGAGTAGGAGGTATATATTCGTTAAATACTGCAAAAGAAAAAATTATATTAGGTTCAGAATTAATACAAATATACTCTGGATTAATATACCATGGTCCAAAATTGATTAGAGATATAATTAAAAATTTATAATATATTTATTTTTAAAAAATATATTATTTTTATATTTCAAATAATTTAAGTGTAAAAATATTTTTAAATGAACTTTTAAAAATACATTATTTTTAATACCATATTTAATATATATAAATTGTAAAAATTATTTATTAAATTTAATATAATCATATAAAAAATAACTAAAATTTATATAATAAAAATAAATATTTTATCAATAGAAATAAATATATTTTTTAAAAAATAAATTATTAAAATTAAAAAATTAATTTAATATTTAAACTTACCTAAGTTACTTCTAAAAAAATATTCAAATTTAAAAACAATATCAACTTAATAAATAATTTAACAAAAATAAAATATAAAAATTATGTTATTTTTTAACTTATAATAAATTTTTTAAATGAGAAAAATATGAATTTAATTAGTATAAAAAATGCTTACTTATCATTTAATAACTTAGAAATCTTAAAAAATGTTTCATTTTATATTAATTCAAAAGAACGTATTTGTTTAGCTGGTAAAAATGGATCTGGAAAATCAACCTTATTAAAAGTAATTAACAAACAACAAGATTTAGACCACGGATTAGTTGTTTACAAAAAAAATATTAAAATACAATATTTACAACAAAACAACCTAAGTCAATCAAATATTTCTATTTTTGAATTTATTAAAAAACAAATTGAAATAACAAAAAAAGAAAAAATTAAAATTAATGATATTGTAGAAATAAAAAAGATTACTGAAATTTTAAAATTAAATCAAAATAGTCTTTTATCAGAAGTATCTGGTGGAATTTTGAGAAAAGTTGCATTAAGTGCAATTTTAATTAATAAACCTGATATATTATTACTTGATGAACCTACTAATCATTTAGATATATATACAATTAAATGGTTAGAAATATTTTTAAAAAATTTTCATGGAAGTATAGTATTTACATCACATGATGTGTCATTTATTGAAAATATATCTACAAAAATTATTTATATTGATCGAGGAAAATTAATATTTTTTCCAGGAAATTATAATCAATTTATTCAATTAAAAGATAAAAACAATTATATTGAAAAAATAAATAAAAAATTATTTAATCAAAAATTAAAAAAAGAAGAAATTTGGATTAGAAAAAGTGTTAAAGCACGTACTACAAGAAATGAAGGAAGGATAAAAAATTTAGAAAAATTAAGAAAAGAAAATAAAGATTATAAAAAAATAGAAAACTTTCAAAATATTACAATTAATGAAATTAAAGATTATGCTGGAAAAATAATTTTTAAATTAAAAAATATATATTATGCAGTAAAAAACAAAACTATTATTAAAAATTTTTCTGAAACAATAGAATATGGTGATAAAATTGGATTAATTGGAAGCAATGGATCTGGAAAAAGCACCATGATTAAAATACTTATAGGTGAAAATCAAATTCAAAAAGGAGATTTTTATACGTCAAATAAATTAAAAATAGCATATTTTGATCAAAATCGATCAATATTAAATCAACAAAAATCTATTTTAGATAATATAAATGAAGGTAGAGATAAAATAATTATTAATAACAACGAACAAAATTTAATAGGATATTTAAAAAAATTTTTATTTAAATCAGAAGAATTAAAATGCTTAGTAAAAAATTTATCTGGAGGAGAAT
The Buchnera aphidicola (Protaphis terricola) genome window above contains:
- a CDS encoding ATP-binding cassette domain-containing protein; this encodes MNLISIKNAYLSFNNLEILKNVSFYINSKERICLAGKNGSGKSTLLKVINKQQDLDHGLVVYKKNIKIQYLQQNNLSQSNISIFEFIKKQIEITKKEKIKINDIVEIKKITEILKLNQNSLLSEVSGGILRKVALSAILINKPDILLLDEPTNHLDIYTIKWLEIFLKNFHGSIVFTSHDVSFIENISTKIIYIDRGKLIFFPGNYNQFIQLKDKNNYIEKINKKLFNQKLKKEEIWIRKSVKARTTRNEGRIKNLEKLRKENKDYKKIENFQNITINEIKDYAGKIIFKLKNIYYAVKNKTIIKNFSETIEYGDKIGLIGSNGSGKSTMIKILIGENQIQKGDFYTSNKLKIAYFDQNRSILNQQKSILDNINEGRDKIIINNNEQNLIGYLKKFLFKSEELKCLVKNLSGGESNRLLLAKIFLKPNNILIFDEPTNDLDLDTLNLLKNIINQYSGTVLIVSHDRNFLEKTVKKYWFFQGDGIITTHLNFKNSLIEKKIINDKINNQENNLNINKKFNLLKNKRKTKNKLKNILNEIENIENSIKILQNQINSVDFFKQDISNQLPILNQLNIEEKKLEKKIIHWEYLEKIFNQKIE
- the asnS gene encoding asparagine--tRNA ligase, producing MNIISISEIYKNDTIIKNFVTIYGWVRSCRNSKSGFSFITVYDGSCFHTIQVIANNNLSNYYKEILRLTIGCSVLIQGNLILSLGSKQKYEIQAKKVKILGWVENPQNYPISAKKHSLEYLREVAHLRSRTNLVGVIVRIRNYVFQLLHRFLHKKGYYWIPTPIITGLNAEGAGEMFHVSTLNMKNIPKKDNNSVDFKKDFFGKESFLTVSGQLNLETYACALSKVYTFGPTFRAENSNTTRHLAEFWMLEVEASFLNLDQISKFAEEMLKYIFKDLLKNFITDIKFLKNYIDSDIINRLENFILLDFIRIKYIDAINILINYQNKFDKIIFPGVDLNSEHERFLVEEYFKKPVIITDYPKELKAFYMRLNDDKKTVAAMDIIVPNIGELIGGSQREERIEILDLRLSEFGLKKEKYWWYRDLRRYGTVHHSGFGMGFERLISYITGMSNIRDVIPFPRTVRNSHF
- a CDS encoding porin, producing MSRKKSLSILIPILFATSSTVTATEIFNKHGSKLELYGSINPHHDFYNGFLSTKITSKDDHTNAILGLSGKINITNKLSSYAKIEYKTNFFIPEDLIDQQQSNSVRLGYAGLKYGNLGSIDYGRNYGVINDVESLTNHIPYITNNSVFGYSDNYMLGRNSSLLTYRNNNTFGLVNGLSFALQYQDETKNRHPRQKNHAGWGASVKYETGSGLTAIGSCFTSKRLSESKVNKSLNNESVNAYGLGFKYDTNDVYIAAFYGAARNLTPYDLRSNSYINETHNIEAIAEYKFKSGFRPALSYIDSKGYNINGTVKDELGLAKQINISSRYEFNKNISTYMNYKINLLKENNFIKTNKISTDNIIDAGLVYQF
- the pyrD gene encoding quinone-dependent dihydroorotate dehydrogenase; protein product: MLYYLIRKILFLIDPEKAHKLVLKNMNTKIIQQLMKLFFQPIISKPVKCMGLIFPNKIGLAAGIDKNGEYIDIFSKIGFGFIELGTVTLLPQKGNPKPRIFRIPKLEAIINRMGFNNLGIDNLINNLKQSKFEGIIGVNIGKNKCTSIENATDEYLTCIEKIYCYTNYITINISSPNTKNLRNLQFGLLLKNLLKNIKIKQKEMSKKYKKYVPIAIKISPDLSKDEILYISNQLIKFEIDAVIATNSTLDHSSIYKIKKNQIKGGLSGIPLKNKSNNTIKILYQQLQKKIPIIGVGGIYSLNTAKEKIILGSELIQIYSGLIYHGPKLIRDIIKNL
- the pncB gene encoding nicotinate phosphoribosyltransferase, whose amino-acid sequence is MKKYNYPIVKTLLDTDAYKLHMQQAVFFCYKNVRVVSEFICRGSNFLGTYSNILLDQINMMQSLCLSNEEYIYMNSFPFFKKEYLHWLKSFRYNITQVNVNNYHGELHIRITGLWKEVILWEVPILSLISEIFHKSHYPNITPNIAVNYLNLKLKKFFQYTQNLDLSRLKIVDFGTRRRFSYDVQYSIIKRLKEKFPFLVGSSNYHISRLLKMPPIGTQAHEWFQAHQQISSNLKYSQSLALKIWLCQYKKYLNIALTDCITMDAFLRDFNLSLSQSYQGIRHDSGDPIKWAEKALKHYQKLGIDPSTKTLLFSDNLNFSKIINLYKKFNHKINVIFGIGTKLTCDIPNVKPLNIVIKLVKCNGKPVAKLSDSPGKTFCLDKDFIKSLYKAFDLPLRNKNLK